A window from Thalassophryne amazonica chromosome 15, fThaAma1.1, whole genome shotgun sequence encodes these proteins:
- the ccdc151 gene encoding coiled-coil domain-containing protein 151 encodes MSTNLNEIGQITILQRKLKLLEGEKNAFAESSRAIMQKNTESIQRLKQNNSMLYRKLAGAKAGHAHIIKAVFQDRGTEKEAYRNMTLKEAITALDQSVQTKKKRLNAMKHITQTLERQWDELQKEYQRRKRVCSEAPSTDTRARKHEEDEMTIRDLENHLEKTQLKCKQAENITATYLTLKRQMQEESVTYKGQLDSLEADLQKHREELSNVKAMYKNAQLTKNAAKAELQQQEKRLYKNHKEREQVIASYRKVEKNKIQTVSIEPNDLSRELHRSITRMSEEEDEHSSAYEEAYRRLKEITGVTSIQELEEQFTSQQEAGEHLEKIKSENEKILLELKEQELQLNKEFQEMKNSGEGKSLSMQQVQEERKQLLKSVQLRYDTARGRVEHLVKTVNAVRAAVEHLADKLQHITLSEEDAVSQESPESGEDVVELLKQCQLKIKLMEKELKGNDLSPIMKEIKEDEFHAKVEEKLPSHSVHVKLPEDPRVDQDEHGAAIEDKEVDLISREELKRQSQLIAESHIKKKAWKMRKGEI; translated from the exons CAGAAGAACACAGAGTCCATCCAGAGGCTGAAGCAGAACAACAGCATGCTGTACAGGAAGCTGGCAGGCGCTAAAGCT GGCCATGCGCACATCATCAAAGCCGTCTTCCAGGACAGAGGCACAGAGAAAGAAGCTTATCGCAACATGACCTTAAAG GAAGCAATCACAGCGCTGGACCAGAGTGTGCAGACCAAGAAGAAGCGTCTCAATGCCATGAAACACATAACTCAGACTTTGGAGCGACAATGGGATGAACTCCAGAAGGAATACCAGAGAAGGAAGCGAGTGTGCAGTGAAGCACCTTCAACTGATACTCGTGCACGAAAACATGAGGAGGATGAAATG ACCATACGGGACCTGGAGAACCATCTGGAGAAGACCCAGTTAAAGTGCAAGCAGGCTGAGAACATCACAGCAACATATCTGACACTGAAACGACAAATGCAG GAGGAGAGTGTGACTTATAAGGGCCAGTTGGACAGTCTGGAAGCAGACCTTCAGAAGCACAGAGAAGAGCTCAGCAACGTGAAGGCCATGTACAAGAACGCCCAGCTCACCAAAAACGCTGCAAAG GCAGAATTACAGCAGCAGGAGAAAAGGCTCTACAAAAACCATAAGGAGCGAGAGCAAGTTATCGCCTCCTACAGGAAGGTTGAGAAAAACAAGATCCAG ACCGTGAGTATTGAGCCAAATGATCTGAGCAGAGAGCTGCATCGCAGCATCACCAGGATGTCAGAGGAAGAGGATGAGCACAGCTCAGCTTACGAGGAGGCTTATCGACGCTTGAAGGAGATCACAGGAGTTACCAGTATACAG GAGCTAGAGGAGCAATTCACCTCACAGCAGGAGGCAGGCGAGCATCTGGAGAAGATAAAGTCAGAGAATGAGAAGATCCTGCTGGAGCTGAAGGAGCAGGAGTTGCAACTGAACAAAGAATTTCAGGaaatgaaaaattctggagaAGGCAAAAGTCTGAG CATGCAGCAGGTACAGGAGGAGAGAAAACAGCTCCTGAAGTCAGTGCAGCTCAGGTATGACACAGCCAGAGGGCGCGTGGAGCATCTCGTTAAAACCGTCAATGCTGTGCGAGCCGCAGTCGAGCACCTCGCAGACAAACTCCAGCACATcacactg AGCGAGGAGGATGCCGTGTCCCAGGAGTCTCCTGAGTCTGGGGAGGACGTGGTGGAGCTTCTGAAGCAGTGTCAGCTGAAGATCAAGTTAATGGAAAAAGAGCTCAAAGGAAATGATCTGTCTCCTATTATGAAGGAAATAAAAGAAGATGAG TTCCACGCCAAGGTTGAGGAGAAGTTACCATCTCACAGCGTTCATGTTAAACTGCCAGAGGACCCACGTGTGGATCAGGATGAGCACG GTGCTGCCATTGAAGACAAAGAGGTCGACCTCATATCACGGGAAGAACTGAAGCGGCAGTCTCAGCTGATCGCTGAGTCGCACATCAAGAAAAAGGCCTGGAAGATGAGGAAGGGTGAGATCTGA